The segment CATCCGCATCGTGTCTCAGCCTGTACGAGTCACGGATTTGCCTATGACTCGGCCTACACACTTGCCCCGGGACAACCATCGCCCGGGATGGGCTACCTTCCTGCGTCACACCTGTTAATACGCTAGCCGCACCAGAATGGGGTCGTACGCTAGGCCCCACGCCATCACCCGAAGGATCCGGTCATGAGGATTCAGATACTTAGCACTACTGGATTGACTGGGGCGGTTCTTCGCCGGTACGGGAATATCAACCCGTTGTCCATCGACTACGCCTGTCGGCCTCGCCTTAGGTCCCGACTTACCCAGGGAAGATTAGCTTGACCCTGGAACCCTTGGTCTTCCGGAGGACGTGTTTCTCACACGTCTTTCGCTACTCATGCCTGCATTCTCACTCGTGTAGCGTCCACGGCTAGATCACTCTGCCGCTTCACCCGCCACACGACGCTCTCCTACCCATCAACACGGCTGGACCACGAAGGCCTACCAATAATGTCAATGCCACAACTTCGGTGGCGTGCTTGAGCCCCGTTACATTGTCGGCGCGGAATCACTTGACCAGTGAGCTATTACGCACTCTTTCAAGGATGGCTGCTTCTAAGCCAACCTCCTGGTTGTCTAAGCAACTCCACATCCTTTTCCACTTAGCACGCGCTTAGGGACCTTAGATGGTGGTCTGGGTTGTTTCCCTCTCGACTATGAAGCTTATCCCCCACAGTCTCACTGCTGCGCTCTCACTTACCGGCATTCGGAGTTTGGCTGACGTCAGTAACCTTGTAGGGCCCATCGGCCATCCAGTAGCTCTACCTCCGGCAAGAAACACGCAACGCTGCACCTAAATGCATTTCGGAGAGAACCAGCTATCACGAAGTTTGATTGGCCTTTCACCCCTATCCACAGCTCATCCCCTCAGTTTTCAACCTAAGTGGGTTCGGCCCTCCACGACGTCTTACCGTCGCTTCAGCCTGGCCATGGATAGATCACTTCGCTTCGGGTCTAGGACATGCGACTGAAACGCCCTATTCAGACTCGCTTTCGCTACGGCTACCCCACACGGGTTAACCTCGCCACATATCACTAACTCGCAGGCTCATTCTTCAAAAGGCACGCTGTCACCCCTGCTAAGGAGGCTCCAACGGTTTGTAAGCAAACGGTTTCAGGTACTATTTCACTCCCCTCCCGGGGTACTTTTCACCTTTCCCTCACGGTACTTGTCCGCTATCGGTCATCTGGGAGTATTCAGGCTTATCAGGTGGTCCTGACAGATTCACACGGGATTTCACGGGCCCCGTGCTACTCGGGATACTCTCCACGCCGGAACACACATTTCGACTACGGGACTCGCACCCACTATGGTCCGTCATTCAAAACGGTTCGTCTATACGCGTCCGTCACGCCGGATCCTCGGCAGAGAATCCAAGAGAGTCCCACAACCCCGGGCATGCAACGCCTGCCGGCTATCACACACACCCGGTTTAGCCTCATCCGCTTTCGCTCGCCACTACTCACGGAATCACATGTTGTTTTCTCTTCCTGTGGGTACTGAGATGTTTCACTTCCCCACGTTCCCTCTACCCGCCCTATATATTCAGACGGGAGTCACCAGGTCAGCACGCCGCCTGGCGGGGTTTCCCCATTCGGACACCCTCGGATCAAAACTCGCTTATCAGTTCCCCGAGGCTTATCGCAGATTGCTACGTCCTTCTTCGGCTCCAGATGCCAAGGCATCCACCGTTTGCTCTTAAAGACTTGAAATCACATGAGCCAACCCCAAAAAAAAAAAAGGGGTTGTATCTATCGTTTCGAACCCACACCCCGAAAGGTGCAGACTCTTTAAGATGCTCGCGTCCACTGTGTAGTTCTCAAAGTACGGGCGGCACCCCACCCCCGCCACCAACCGGCAACAGAAATGAGGCCCAGAGGTCAGAACAACCCCCCAAGGGGTCGGCCCGGTCCCTCAGGACCCAACAGCGTGCAGACACCACATCCACGAAGCGCCCCGTTCCCACTGCCGAAGCAGCGTACTAAGAACACCACGCATCCGTGATGCCATGTCAAATGTTCCACCCATGAGCACCGGTCGGAAACATTCGTTCCGAAACCGGCTCTGTCAGAACCGAAGTTCTGCAGTGCTCCTTAGAAAGGAGGTGATCCAGCCGCACCTTCCGGTACGGCTACCTTGTTACGACTTAGTCCTAATTACCGATCCCACCTTCGACGGCTCCCTCCACAAGGGTTAGGCCACCGGCTTCAGGTGTTACCGACTTTCATGACTTGACGGGCGGTGTGTACAAGACCCGGGAACGTATTCACCGCAGCGTTGCTGATCTGCGATTACTAGCGACTCCGACTTCACGTAGTCGAGTTGCAGACTACGATCCGAACTGGGACCGGCTTTTTGGGATTCGCTCCACCTCACGGTATCGCCGCCCATTGTACCGGCCATTGTAGCATGCGTGAAGCCCAAGACATAAGGGGCATGATGATTTGACGTCATCCCCACCTTCCTCCGAGTTGACCCCGGCAGTATCCCATGAGTTCCCACCATAACGTGCTGGCAACATAGAACGAGGGTTGCGCTCGTTGCGGGACTTAACCCAACATCTCACGACACGAGCTGACGACAACCATGCACCACCTGTTCACGAGTGTCCAAAGAGTTGACCATTTCTGGCCCGTTCTCGTGTATGTCAAGCCTTGGTAAGGTTCTTCGCGTTGCATCGAATTAATCCGCATGCTCCGCCGCTTGTGCGGGTCCCCGTCAATTCCTTTGAGTTTTAGCCTTGCGGCCGTACTCCCCAGGCGGGGAACTTAATGCGTTAGCTGCGTCACGGAATCCGTGGAAAGGACCCCACAACTAGTTCCCAACGTTTACGGGGTGGACTACCAGGGTATCTAAGCCTGTTTGCTCCCCACCCTTTCGCTCCTCAGCGTCAGTAACGGCCCAGAGATCTGCCTTCGCCATCGGTGTTCCTCCTGATATCTGCGCATTCCACCGCTACACCAGGAATTCCAATCTCCCCTACCGCACTCTAGTCTGCCCGTACCCACCGCACGCCTCAGGTTGAGCCTGAGAATTTCACGGCAGACGCGACAAACCGCCTACGAGCTCTTTACGCCCAATAATTCCGGATAACGCTTGCGCCCTACGTATTACCGCGGCTGCTGGCACGTAGTTAGCCGGCGCTTTTTCTGCAGGTACCGTCACTCTCGCTTCTTCCCTGCTAAAAGAGGTTTACAACCCGAAGGCCGTCATCCCTCACGCGGCGTTGCTGCATCAGGCTTCCGCCCATTGTGCAATATTCCCCACTGCTGCCTCCCGTAGGAGTCTGGGCCGTGTCTCAGTCCCAGTGTGGCCGGTCACCCTCTCAGGCCGGCTACCCGTCGACGCCTTGGTAAGCCATTACCTCACCAACAAGCTGATAGGCCGCGAGCCCATCCCAGACCGAAAAATCTTTCCAAACGCGACCATGCGGCCACGCCTCATATCCAGTATTAGACACCGTTTCCAGCGCTTATCCCAGAGTCCAGGGCAGGTTGCTCACGTGTTACTCACCCGTTCGCCACTAATCCCCCAGATGCAAGCACCCAGGTTCATCGTTCGACTTGCATGTGTTAAGCACGCCGCCAGCGTTCATCCTGAGCCAGGATCAAACTCTCCGTAAAGAAAAAAAGCAACCAACACCGGGAAAACGGCATCAGAAGCGAGTTCGAACCTGACCAAAAGAATGAATATCAAACTGACATTCACATAAATTGATCCAAAGAAATCAACCAACCAACCAAAAAAGGTTGATCAGAGACAATAAATTGGCATTTGACAAGTGCACGCTGTTGAGTTCTCAAAGATCGGACGCTCCTGCGTTCCAGCCTCTCGGCCTTCCCGTCAGGGCAACTTCTCCACTTTATCCGAACCGGAGCCGATGTTCAAATCGGTGATCCGGGCCGGATCGCCACCTCCCGGACACGGAGGACCGCCGCTCGAATCGAGTGGAAGGAGGTGGATGTTCACTGCTTGAGGGGAGCCAGGCCTTGCGACCTCACGCTCAACCCTTTGGGGCGAACAGGTAATAATCTACGTGGATCCGGACTCGTCGGCAAATCGGGCTGATCGACCGGGCGTGTCGCGTGTCACGGCGTCGCGATGAGGCGCCCGACGGCGTCGGCGAGCCGTGCCGACAGCCCCTTCTCGCCCGTCACATCCTCGAGCGTCTTCACCGCCAGATCCGGGTGGTCGGTGATGATCCCGTCGACCCGGTCGCGCATCAGTTCGCGCATGTCGGCTTCGTCCTGCACGGTCCAGACGAAGACCGCCTTGCCGGTGTTCCAGATGTCGTCGCGCCGCTGCTGCGTGTACACGCTCTGCTCGAGCACGAGGAAGGATGCCGGAGTATCGGGCACGCCGCCGAACGAGATCGGCACGATGTACCCGATCGTGAGGTCGGGCCGCAGCCGGGTGAACTCGTCGACGACGTCGGCGCTGAGCGTGTGATAGATGTGCTCGTCTGCGCCGTCGACCTCGTCGATGAGGTCGATGAGGCCCTCGACGTAGTCGGGCGTCTCGCCACCGTGCACCTTGATCTCGATGAGCAGCTGCTGGCCGAGCTCGTCGGCGCGCTGGAGGTACTCGCGCAGCGACGGGATCTTCGCCGTGCGCCCCTCTTCGTCGTGCACCGTGATCGCCGTGGCCTCGGCGAGCGTAAGCGCCCCGACCGAGGTGTCCTTGCCGGCGAGCCGCTTCAGGTCGGTGTCATGCATGAGAACCCACCTGCCATCGGCCGTCTGCTGCACATCCATCTCGACCAGGTCGGCGCCGGCGGCGTTGGCAGCGTCGAGAGCGGGAATGGTGTTCTCCACGCCGCTCGCCGTGAACCCACGATGCGCGAGCACGAGCGTCGCCCCGTCGGCGACCTCATCGAGCGGCCCGGAGGCGGCGGCGCTCGCCCCGCCGAACGCCAGCACGCTCGCGGTCACGACGGTCACCGCCAGCGGGCGGCCGACGCGGCGACGCGGGCCGGCGACCGTCAGCGGCGCATCCTCCCACGCCTGCGCGGCGCGGAGGGCCGCCACGAGCGTCTGCGCCTGCACCATGAGCATCACGCCCACGAAGAAGAAGACCGCCACCTGCAACGCGCCAAGGCTCAGGGAGGCGACGGCGAGCGAGGCGTCGGGAACGGTGGCGTCGGAGATCAGCGTCGGCAGCAGCGCGGCCCCCGCAAGGATCATCGAACCGATCGCCAGCGGAACCAGCACGCCCGCCAGCAGGGCGACGACGCGCACCGACCGCCACCGGGTGAGCATCCAGCTGCGGGCGAGCGCCCGCGGCGCGGTCATGTCGGTCAGCGCGAGCAGCGGGATCGTGAAGATGAGCCGCAGGTTGACCCACCACAGCAGCAGGATGACGACGATGTACGCGATGGCGAGCATGGGTGTCTTGACGATCTCGTCGGTGACGAAGCGGGGGATCGCGATCCAACGGGTGAGCACGGATCCGATCCCCGCCTGTCCCAACGGCACGACGAGCACGAGGTACGGGATGAGCAGAAGCGTCGAGGGGCGACGCAGCAGATCGCTCAGCCGCTCGCCGAGACGCCTCGCGACCCCGCGTGCCGTGAATCCGCCATCGCGCAGCCGCGCATCCGCGATGAACGCGAAGATCGCCGCCTGGGCGAGAAGCGCCGCCGCCACGAGCACGAGCGAGGTGATCGCGATCGCGAGACCGGCGGGACTGCGAAGGAACTGCCCGAACGTGGTCGTGGTGACCGCGGTGAGCCCCGACGCCCGGGTGGCCAGACCGAACAGCGCCACCAGCAGCGGCGCTGCGACGAGCGCCACCGCGCCCTGCACGACGGCGACGACCACCAGGGTTCGGCCCAGACGGGTGAACGCCTCGCGGTAGCCCTCGGCGAGTGATCGTCGCACGGGCAGAGGCGGTCGCTTCATGAGATGAAGTCAACCATCTCCCGGCGCGCGACTCTCCACATCGCGGCCTGACGGCGGCCGCGCCGGCTCTTACGTCGCCGCGTCCTCGGTCTGCGGCGGCGCCCCGATCGACACGATGTCGAGCGGCATGGTGCTCGTGTCGATATACGGGTTGTCGTCCTGACCCTCGACGATCTCCTTCGCCTCGGCCGACGTCTCGACGGCGGGGAAGGATCCGATCAGCGGGCGCTTGGCCGTCTCGCGCATCGTCAGCAGTGCCACGCCGCCGAGTGCTGCGAAGAACATGATGTAGAACGCCGGCATGAAGGTGTTGCCGGTCAGCTCGATGAGCGCCTGGCTGAACAGCGGCGTCGTGCCTCCGAACAGCGACACGGCGACGTTGTATGCGATCGCCATCGCGCCGAAGCGCGAGGCGGTGGGGAACAGCGCCGGCAGGGCAGATGCCGAGATCGCCACATAGAACGCCACGGGGATGGCGACCATCGCCAGCGCGATCATCACAGCCCACTCCTCGCCGATCTGCATCACGGCGAACGCGGGGACCATGAGCACGATCGTCGAGACGACGGCGATGGCGTACACCGGCTTGCGGCCGATCCGGTCCGACAGTCGGCCGATGAAGGGCAGGCAGGCGCTCATGAGCACGAGCACGGGCACCGTCGCGAGCGCAGCCATGAGGTTGGTGACCCCCACCTCCTTCTCGAGGTAGGTGGGCATGTAGCTCGTGAGGGCGTAGCCGGCCGTGTTCGTCGCCGCCACGAGGGCGATCGCGATGAGCACCTCGCGCCAGTGGTGGCGGAAGATGCCGATGATGCCGTGCCGGGCCAGCGGGTCGTTCTCGTTCTCCGTCGTGAGGCCGGCGGCCTGCTCGGCCTCGTACGCGGGGGTCTCGGGGATCTTCAGCCGGAACCAGATCGCCACGGCGCCCAGCGGGATGGCGACGAGGAACGGGATGCGCCATCCGAAGTCGAGCATGCCTGTCTCGCCCGCCGTCGCCTCCACGATCCAGGTCGTGAGGGCCACGACGCTCGCCCCCGCCGCGAAACCGACGTAGGAGCCGACGTCGAGGAACGACGACCAGAACCCGCGCGAGCGGTCGGGCGAGAACTCGGAGACGTAGGTGGTGGCGCCGGCGTACTCGCCGCCGGTGGAGAAGCCCTGCACCATCTTGAGGAGATACAGCGGGATGATGGCCCACAGCCCGATCTGAGCGGAGGTGGGCAGCACGCCGATGAGCGCCGTGGCCG is part of the Microbacterium pseudoresistens genome and harbors:
- a CDS encoding glycerophosphoryl diester phosphodiesterase membrane domain-containing protein, with the translated sequence MKRPPLPVRRSLAEGYREAFTRLGRTLVVVAVVQGAVALVAAPLLVALFGLATRASGLTAVTTTTFGQFLRSPAGLAIAITSLVLVAAALLAQAAIFAFIADARLRDGGFTARGVARRLGERLSDLLRRPSTLLLIPYLVLVVPLGQAGIGSVLTRWIAIPRFVTDEIVKTPMLAIAYIVVILLLWWVNLRLIFTIPLLALTDMTAPRALARSWMLTRWRSVRVVALLAGVLVPLAIGSMILAGAALLPTLISDATVPDASLAVASLSLGALQVAVFFFVGVMLMVQAQTLVAALRAAQAWEDAPLTVAGPRRRVGRPLAVTVVTASVLAFGGASAAASGPLDEVADGATLVLAHRGFTASGVENTIPALDAANAAGADLVEMDVQQTADGRWVLMHDTDLKRLAGKDTSVGALTLAEATAITVHDEEGRTAKIPSLREYLQRADELGQQLLIEIKVHGGETPDYVEGLIDLIDEVDGADEHIYHTLSADVVDEFTRLRPDLTIGYIVPISFGGVPDTPASFLVLEQSVYTQQRRDDIWNTGKAVFVWTVQDEADMRELMRDRVDGIITDHPDLAVKTLEDVTGEKGLSARLADAVGRLIATP
- a CDS encoding MFS transporter, which encodes MRVDDVLVVKKKNLRIAISGTVVGNFMEWFDFGVYGYLAVTLSAVFTGDLPEGLGLLVTLLGFAISFLVRPLGGLVLGPLGDRIGRQRVLFFTMAMMATATALIGVLPTSAQIGLWAIIPLYLLKMVQGFSTGGEYAGATTYVSEFSPDRSRGFWSSFLDVGSYVGFAAGASVVALTTWIVEATAGETGMLDFGWRIPFLVAIPLGAVAIWFRLKIPETPAYEAEQAAGLTTENENDPLARHGIIGIFRHHWREVLIAIALVAATNTAGYALTSYMPTYLEKEVGVTNLMAALATVPVLVLMSACLPFIGRLSDRIGRKPVYAIAVVSTIVLMVPAFAVMQIGEEWAVMIALAMVAIPVAFYVAISASALPALFPTASRFGAMAIAYNVAVSLFGGTTPLFSQALIELTGNTFMPAFYIMFFAALGGVALLTMRETAKRPLIGSFPAVETSAEAKEIVEGQDDNPYIDTSTMPLDIVSIGAPPQTEDAAT